The nucleotide window ATGAAAAGAGATTAATAATAGATATTATTAGCAAAAGAGATCATAGCAAAGTTTGTTAAAACTGCAAACACaaatccagaaaaaaaaaaccaagcttagcattaaacaaaacaattccAGTAAAGACAACTTCATTAGCCACATTTGGCACGCTTCACACCTTCCGACTCAATCCCATCAGCACCCCTTTTCACCAACTTATCTGCATGATCCTCACTCACACTATCACCTTCCTTACCAACGTTCACTCCTACGTTGCCTTCGGGTTCTGGGGCTTCAAGTGGGAGCACTTTTGTCACAGTTAAAGTTTGGGTCTTGGCAGTCAGGTTGTGGGTTGATACCTTCACAATGAACTTCCGGGTCTGTCCGATGGTATCAATCATGGCTTGAGGCACTGGAACTATGTGATCCTCTCCCACACTATCATTGGCCTACAACACATTTAAACATTATCAGAATGCATGTATGTGTAAGAATATGTTCTTAAATCACGTAAGCATACAGGCTTCATATATACCTCGTAATATCGCTCCACCAACTCAGCAGCTTTCTTTCCAGTCAATTCCTCACCAGCATCACCAAGGACAACAAAAACGGCTTGATCGCTATGGTCATATACAGAGAGCTTCGATAGATACCTGTAACAGAGAGACATTAATAACATTGCAGTCAAATAATTTGTATAGCTATATATAAACCACTTACTGCGGCACACCGACGATCTCACTCTTCCCACATTTCTTACACATAAGCGTTGTAGGACCTTTTGTTGCCTTAGTATGGCACACACCGCAGCCTATATAATACCATCCAGAACCGTTCACGACATCATAAATTGTTGCTGTGCACTCAAACCAAGCAACCTGATAAATGTTTGAAAATTCAATGAGAAACTTAGATTATCTTATTGGATGTATCAGATATTGAGAATATAATACCTTAGCGGATGCCTGATTCATATAAGAGAAGAGGTCTCCCAGTGTCGCTAACTCAGGCTTAGTGACCACCTCTGCGTTAACTCTGCTGGCAACATCTAGGTTCGAGTCCAACCTAGAAAGAATGTAAACCAGACGTTCAATGGCGGAGTAATATAAGTTGCATTCCAACACATGAAACTTAAACATTACCAGCTGAGGTACAACAGCGTTTCTTGGACATCACCATCCAGAAATACCCGTGAAGACGCCATAGAAGATATAGATAGGACGCctataacataaaataatatcagATATGACCCAACCATAGTTGACATCTTAAAACAGGAATGGAAGTTAGCAATACAAACCTCCAAACCATTTCGGGTTTAAGGTGGTGACCAAGATAACGCGTGCAGTGCCACCAGATGCTTTAAACTTTTCACAGAACTCAAACGCAACCTTGTCCCAGAGGTACAGCTTCAGCACGGGATCGCTGTAACAACACAAACTCATGTGGTAAATAAAACCATATGTGAATTTGAAGGAAGATATAGAATAACTTACTCATGTGTTTGAACGTGAAGCTCAACTCGGCGAGATTTTGCTATCTCTGACTCATCAAGCAGAAGACCGTCACCGGGGACCTTCCCATTCACAAGTTTGATGTGGCCAATATAATCTGCAAGAGAAGATaataaaactcaatatttttatcTTACCAACCCGGAAACAAAACCTAAATCTATGAGTCTATATGAAAACATAATCATACGCAAACACCACAGAACAAATAAAATCTATAATCAGATGATATCATACTATCTAAGTTTATATTAATCTAATACTAATGCAAACAGTGGAGAGTGTAATGAGGTGAGAACTTACCATAAAGATCACCTCTCAAGTCGGAGCCAGCTTCAAATTCTTTGTGTCCATGAATCCGGAACCGATCTACAGGAAAGCTGATCGAACTGTCCTCGAGTCCAGAGAGGACAGAGTTACTTGAGAAGCAAATAGTGACACTCGACTCAGCTACCCGGTAGATAGTCTTGCTCTTTGATCCGAAAAACTTGTTGAGTCGGTATGTAGCACCAGTTTTCATGTGGCGCAAATATGTGTCAATCCTTCCATAGGGGATGAAGCCCTGGATAACACTCTCCTGTCGATAAAAGAACATCAATTAAAAAAGCTAGCAAGGATAGATATCTTTAGTGAAATCAAAAGCAAGACTATATATTTAACCCGAAACGAACAACTCATATAATCCTCACGACGGTACTAAcaacaaataattatataatctaATCAATCAATTCTGGTCATAAAATAATCTTAATATTAATTATCTAATCTCATCAAACTATATATTAACATAGCATTGCAATCAAACAATATCATAAACTAATCTCGTAAAAAGATATCGTTCTATACCTCTTCGTCGATGAGAAGCATTTCGATGCCGATAAGCACCTTCGTCTGAACATTCCAAGCCTCCCAAAAGTGGATCAACCGGAACCGCACCTCGTCTTCATGGGGCCCGAAAGTGATGTCTTTGAAGGTAATAACCTTTCCCACGTTCTCGGAGACGATAGCTTTGCCTTTATCGACGGATGAGACAGAGGCTCTGCCTCTAACACCGAGTTTGAGACCGGAGGAGGCACCAGTTTTGCCGTTTGGTTTGATCGAATTCTTCGCTTCCGCCGTTACGTCTTTTGACTTCATCGGAATGGCATCGCCGGAAGAGACATCGGTTTGAGCGACGGGTTTGACCAGACCGGAGGGGATCGGATTGACATCGCCGGAAGATACACCGGGTTGGGCGACGGGGTTGACCGAACTGGAGGGGATCGCCGCTTCGCCGTTCGTTTTCACTGTGTCGGAAACACCGGATAACTTCATCGCAATGAGCGGTTGAAAGGCTAGAAATTTTTTTGATGCAAATAAAACATCGATTAAGAGATGTATATAGAATCTCAGAGGAAGAAAGCGATAAATCATCCATTAATGAGATTAAAAGTCTAGAGGAGTGGGGAGAGAATTGATTGTTTGCGATGAAAGATCCGTGAAACGTAGGAAACTAATAAGACGAAGAGAAAGGAGATCGACGAaacgaagaagaggaagagaaagggGATCGAGGATTGATTAAgcaaaattagggtttgttCCTCGCGGAAATGGAAAGAGAACTTCACGCGAGGTGGGCTTCACGGGCTGTTTACTCCGAACGATTTAGGGCCTGTGAACGCGAAGCCCAAATGACATAAGTGAGCATCTGACGTGGCGAAAAGCTCTTCTCCTATTGGTTGATTATTACTGTCGACGTGGACACTCTAACTACTCAGGGTATTCCCCTTTTATTAttgtatgattttatttttggcACACCAAGTTGTCTAACGAAAAGAGAGTCAAATACTTAGGAAGTAAGGAAACAAAGGAAAGGCCGATCGATGATACACAACACAGAGACGTTTCATTTAAAGTAGAGAAAGCTTGAAGCTCACAAAAGCAGTAAAAGTTACGGAAAGTTATTTTAAGTAGATTCTGATTTTATGTCATTCACACACTTAAAATATCGTTTTCATTAAAATACAACGCAGAAAGGGCAAgtaagaaataataataagatcGAGAAAGTATGTTTGTTTTAAAGTTCATGCATAGCTGTGCATGTAGTATATCAATAATGTATACCCTATAATTGATAAACAGTGTACGTTACGTAATTTAGATGTTTTCATAACTGATTCAATGGTTTTCTTTTTAGTATTCAAACAATTAGAAACAGCAGTCCACTTGACATGAATTAACCTTTTTATTTGGTATGAAACATGAATTAAACCTGGCATCGAACCACAACTAGACTGGTCAGGTAACATCAACTTTGATCTTATGTTCAATTCATGTGATCTGTAATAGATGATGACCacggttttttatattttttgcggCCCTCTTCATCTCATCTGAATGAATAGCTTCATAGCAGATGAGATTGCAAGTTCTTGTAATCAAACATTCAGTAGTCATTACCAAGTTACATTCTAAGCAAATCAAAAATTCTTCGAAAATCTTGTTCACTTAGTTCTAAATCTAGATGGCACATGACTTTCACTCATGTGTTACATATTTTTCACTATAAAAATCTTTTGACCTTTGTAAAGTGATTTCTACGgtttctaaaataaattaaagtgtTTGACGAAGTATGGCATCAAAGAGCAAGAAAAATGTTGTCTAATTTAGAAATGAAGTAGACCTATCAATTACATTTTAGTAGCTAACGATGGTACTAAGTGTCGTTAATTTAAGTGGAAGAAAATTCATATATAAAGTATAAAGCTTACACAAAGAGTACACttgaaacaaaacaatattACATAAATACAATTTCGTTTCTGAAAGATAAAGAACTTCGACCCAAAATTTTctagtaatttaaaataaaactatggATATTGAATTTTATCGTCCATATAGTaacttttattttggaaaatttatGTAAATCTATGAATCATATATATCATGGAGATAGGCTTATATGAAGTTCTCATGATCAGCGTGATCATAATTCATACCTTCTTGAAGTTAAAGTTGGCATAAGTCACATTGCCCAAATGTTCTCTTTTTATATCATATTATGGACTTGACcagaaaagaggaaaagagatgGAGTATCTTCAATCTTTTACAATATGGTAAAGGAACATAATGAGTAGTCGCAGtcagtgttccaaaaaaaaagagtagtcGCAGTcataatatgttttttcttaGACACTGGGAGAATCCCTTTGGAAGGTTGGATATGTTGTTTGGTATTTTGGCCTTCACtttagaatatattattttgccCATTTTCGTTCATTTAAATCACTACCTTTCGTTTTCTTTCACATTTCCACGCTATATAATATATCGTATAATTATTTACCGATAGTCAATTTATGTGTTCTAGTTATCTTTCATCCAAAAAGTCACATGtgaaattttaaacataattggCAGTTAACGGTTTATGAACAAGCTCTGTGATCTGATGATCTGATGATCTGTCTATGTTTTTTTGGGGTATTCTCTATTCCTGATCCGGTCGACTTTGAGAAAAATACACTTAATAATACATAATGGATTGGATATCACAGATCTGAGTTTGTAATACCTTTTGACTAATGCCAGGAAATAGTCAAATCGTCTGTTACTAAACTACCATGTAAACTGTATGGGCCAAGCCAAAACTAGACAAGCTAAGTAACATTAACTTTGATCCCAACATAATCGAACCCAAGACAGATGGGTTTACACTATGCTCCAAGTCTTTTACCATAGTCATTTGAGCACTAATATCATGCTTAAgcgataaaaaaaaatgtccTCTTCATAAAAAAATGTCTTATAAGACCATTCACTTAAAAAACACTGAATCacaattctaaaatataatatgtctTTCTTTCTTATCTACGAACTCATTGATTAAACtttcaaaaatcaatattctttaagatttttcTCTCAATAGATAAAATAGCCAAACACTCAATTTTTTTGTGACATACTCGAACGAATATAAGATTTATCAGCTTCAGCTTTGAAAACCTCCTCTCAGCAGATGCAACCGAAACTGGGATGCTCAAGAATATTCTACAAGCAATCCACTTGGATAAAAATCATGAACACTTTTCAAAAAGTCTAGTAGTTCAATAGGCGTCGTAACTCCTTCGGGTAAAGTTTCTCTTACAATTTTGAGTTCAGAAAAAAGATCAGTACCAACAATATCTTAATGATCACCATGAGTTAAAGAATCTTCAAGATTGACACAAAAAAACCATCAAAACTATCATCACCTGCTGATTGCAGTTTCTttgaatcaaacaaaaaaatcaaatattttaatatttctggAATTATTTAAATCTTGTCCCAAGTAAGTAGAGAGTTTGGTCTATGATCTGAATGAAATAGTCAACTCTAAATTTATCTTCGTGTAATAATCTCGCACTTCCCTGAATCTTCACCATactgtctttttcttttgattacTGCACTCCTTGCTTGGGGAACACAACCTCAATATCCATAGAAGTTGCAATTAATTTAGCCgttgattttgttttctcaaAACCTGGATCTCTATATTTTTGAGAATAATGAACCAGCCCCTTAAACTGAGCAATATCAATATCAACATCAATATCCATGTCTTCTGTCTGGAAGCTCTTACTCAAAATGTTACCAACAAAGAAAAGATTGTACCAAATAACCAGAGAAACCAAGAATTCAAAACTTCTAATTTCATGTGTTTCACTTGTTGCAAGACATTTCATCTTCACACTGCTCTTGTGGATCAACACTAGTTTTAGCTATGTAATCTAAAATGTCCATGATTTTAAGAGTTTGAAATCGTATTGTCTTAACACTTTCAACATGGCTTTCCAAACGAGTATTCGACAAAGGCTTAAGTGTTAGACCATCTACCTATTCTTCAAATATTTTCCACCACTTACTTCTAGCTGAAAAAGCAATAAGTATGTGGATAATCCCAAAAACAAGAACACCATTGAAGAAGTCCTTACCAAGTGGAAGATTCAAACTATGAAAACTACATTGTGTATAAGATTCTCTGGGGTCACTTTGTTATTTACAAATATTaggtaaatatattataactaaATTGGCCATATTTCATTTGATGTTAATTGATTTAACTAAAGTAGACCAATTTATACAAATTTGAAACAATTTTGGAAGATGTAAACCATTTTGAACCGATTAAATCTGATTTTAATAAACTCGTTTTGGTGATTACCTATTTGCCGTCTAGGTGCCACCTAAACAAATTTGTAGAATATTGTCTATCAGCATTGATCAAAGAACAACTATATAGTATTCAAAACATAAATCATATTCGTATACATACACATATGTAGTGTATAAATCAAGATTCTTGTCAATATAAGTCTGTAAAgttgttgccaaaaaaaaagtagattactCTCATTGGTTTCAGTGGCAACACAAAAACAACATAATAGTgtcttaaataaatttttaaaaaatacttatataattaaattggcaTAACTTACTATTTTAGGTgttttaataaatgttatttGGTCATTTTCATCCTAGAGTGCTATCTTGTGataaaagatattttgtgtGTATTAAGAGAATTGcccttgattttttttccttttttgtttatatattgaaTGGTGTTTGTGTTATTGATCGATTTCAGTAGCAACACCAAAAAACAGTCTTGTACCTTAGAAAGTCACAAAATAAATCCAAAACAATcattttggagattttttttactttgttgGGTTTCAATTTGTAAGTTAGTTCATTcgaaatacaaaaatattacgTATAAGTTAGCATAACCTACCGATACTAAAAACTAACCTATACGTTACACAGAAGCGTTCATGGACGGGCGATTCTCGCTTCTGAACCAGAGTCGGATACGGGAGTGGAAACGTCCGAAAGCTTGAGAGAAGCACGACTCTAGAATACCTGAGTTCGGAAGCGCATTTGAAGCGAATGCTTACAACTTAGAAGTGTGTTGTCGTAAAATTGGAAGCGTTAAAAGTCGGTCGAATGGAAAATAATTAAAGTGTTTCAATATTGACAGATGATATAACTGAAGAGACAAAGACAAAAatattgttgaaaaaaaaatcaaagctaAACGAAGTTTCAATGGTGGATGGATCTCTGCAACTCGGGGCAAGCTGGTGGAGATATTGAACGAGTTTTGATTTTCGTTTTATTTGGTTTGTTATGAGCTTTAactaaattcaaatattttaaaagcttttaaatatttaattcgaTTGTAActagattttatattttcataatatacTAATACTACAaagtaaacataaaatagtctcttttaaaacttataaatacAATTATTTGAATCAATTAAGATTTTCTTTAacaatatatttcattttatatatggaatatataatacatatatatatctaataaaGAACGTACccaattccttttttttttttttgaaaactcgattcaacgtttttttacgcttccgcttccacgtacccgcttctGATTCCATGCAACATAGCGACTAACCAACAACCTGATGAATATGTGACTCAAGATATTTTTCAGTGTCTACTATCTTTATAAGCATATGCATTATTTTCTACACTTTCTTGTCCAAACATTTTTCTGGTTTTGAGTGTTTATACAAATATAGATTACctaatcttgtaaaaaaatagtattgaaGATTTAAAGCTGGATAGAAATCTTTCTCTATGGATAATTTGGTATCTCTGAAAAGTTCGAAACGTTAAATTATTTAGAGGTATTGACATGGAACCATTAGAGTTGATTAAACATGCAGAAGGAAAATGGCAACCTTGGTTCGCAGCAAATGCATTAGCCATTATAGAGGCACAATCACCAAAAACAATTGTTCCACAAATTGTTTGTTTACAGATGGTATGTATAGTGTATTGCTCATGACCTTCTACATCGCTATATAGTAGTGTGAATGGGTTTGTAAAGATGTCTGGACAAATTTAATTTATGGGTACAAAGAACCAAATAAGACAAACCTCCTCTCCACATTCAGAGCTAAAGCATTAGGTTGGACAATAGAAAATATGCTGTCAGAATTTTGGAACGGACTGCAAAGATTCGATATCAATGACTGAGAAACCTCATGCATTACTAAACTTCTCAAACATAGTTGAAAGAAATAACAACGCCACAAAGAAAATATCAATCATTTCATGACTAAACTTCTCAAACATAGTTGAAAGAAATAACAACGCTACTACGAAAATATCAATCATTTCAAGATCTCTTACGCACCTCTGACACAAAATGAAATCTGTTGATTCATTAGCTAAAATTGCAAAGCTTTTTATAGTGATCTGATTCAAGACCACTTTTTGTGTGAGTTATAGAATAGTTTTTGGTGTTAAAAACAGAAACAAACCAACAGGACAAGATTAATGGGTCTAAAAGAAGAAGCCCATTAGTGATGCAAAACCCAATGAGAGTTCGTTCTGTGAGGTAGAAATATGGTAAACCTTTCTGAATCGGCGAGCGTAGATGACGACTCGAATAGCTCCTGGAGTCGGAGCTAATCTTCTGGGCCAACACTCCGCCGAGAGGAACCAAGAAGCCACTGTTTACGTCGGTGGTCTCGAACCCCAGGTACTCGAGGAGAAGTCATGTTAGGGCTTTGGATTGATTCATGagtttgttttgtgtgtgtgatTCAGCTTTCTGAAGAATTGCTTTGGGAACTGTTCGTACAAGCCGGCCCACTTGGTAAGCTCTCATCAATAGGCAATGCTCGGTTTCTTCGATAGCTAATGGTTTCTTGTTTAGTGGAACTTGATGAACATTCTCACATTAGGTCtttgtgttttttatttttgtttttgggttCAGTGAACGTCTACGTCCCGAAAGATAGGGTGACAGGTCTTCACCTAGGATATGAATTCATTGAGTTCCGTAGCGAGGAAGATGCTGACTATGTAAGCATTTACTTGTTCCCTTCTTTGGAAGAGttttagactttttttttttttttgaatgaatgttaaattttattcaatccAAAAAACCCCTTTGGTGTACATTTACAATGCATCATATGTAAGAAAAATTCCTGTACATTTTTGATCTATATTTCCCTATAAACTTGAGACTGGTCTTGTAGAGAACCAGTATCTAAGCCCCTCCTCCAGCTTTGTGTAACCCATAGTCTTGATTGATGAAAATCTGTTCCTGATGTTTCTCTCCATAATCTTGATCAGAGTTGTTGTAGGCAGAGGCTTCTCACCATGCCTCCGACCATTTCGCTCCATCCATAATCCATGTATACATGTCTGAAATATATACCGCAGCGTGAACTGCTGTGTAGTGTGTTGATCTTTAGATATCAACTCCACTATTTCCCTCCAATTTCTCGTGTACTCACTTCCCATGACCCCTCTTGCAAGATTCTCCCACACAGCTTCTGAGAACTTGCATTCGAAGAACAAATGGTTTCTAGTTTCCATAGGCTCATCACATAAGGAGCAGGCAGTGCTAAT belongs to Brassica rapa cultivar Chiifu-401-42 chromosome A07, CAAS_Brap_v3.01, whole genome shotgun sequence and includes:
- the LOC117126706 gene encoding uncharacterized protein LOC117126706 → MIYRFLPLRFYIHLLIDVLFASKKFLAFQPLIAMKLSGVSDTVKTNGEAAIPSSSVNPVAQPGVSSGDVNPIPSGLVKPVAQTDVSSGDAIPMKSKDVTAEAKNSIKPNGKTGASSGLKLGVRGRASVSSVDKGKAIVSENVGKVITFKDITFGPHEDEVRFRLIHFWEAWNVQTKVLIGIEMLLIDEEESVIQGFIPYGRIDTYLRHMKTGATYRLNKFFGSKSKTIYRVAESSVTICFSSNSVLSGLEDSSISFPVDRFRIHGHKEFEAGSDLRGDLYGKFSPHYTLHCLH
- the LOC117126707 gene encoding replication protein A 70 kDa DNA-binding subunit E-like, which gives rise to MFKFHVLECNLYYSAIERLVYILSRLDSNLDVASRVNAEVVTKPELATLGDLFSYMNQASAKVAWFECTATIYDVVNGSGWYYIGCGVCHTKATKGPTTLMCKKCGKSEIVGVPQYLSKLSVYDHSDQAVFVVLGDAGEELTGKKAAELVERYYEANDSVGEDHIVPVPQAMIDTIGQTRKFIVKVSTHNLTAKTQTLTVTKVLPLEAPEPEGNVGVNVGKEGDSVSEDHADKLVKRGADGIESEGVKRAKCG